The Streptomyces nitrosporeus genome includes a window with the following:
- a CDS encoding 3-hydroxyanthranilate 3,4-dioxygenase, with the protein MTALPPVIDFQGWITEHEHLLKPPVNNRTMALGQDFIVQIVGGPNQRTDFHVDPYEEWFYQFKGDMHVDVMTGEGPRTVHIREGETWLLPGGLPHSPQRPDAGSIGLVIERVREEGTLEKFQWYCQDCSAKIHEIELQVRDIVEDLPPVFAEFYASEQARTCRDCGALHPGKG; encoded by the coding sequence ATGACCGCTCTTCCCCCCGTCATCGACTTCCAGGGCTGGATCACCGAGCACGAGCACCTGCTCAAGCCGCCGGTGAACAACCGCACCATGGCCCTGGGGCAGGACTTCATCGTCCAGATCGTCGGCGGCCCCAACCAGCGGACGGACTTCCACGTCGACCCGTACGAGGAGTGGTTCTACCAGTTCAAGGGCGACATGCACGTGGACGTGATGACCGGGGAGGGCCCCAGGACCGTCCACATCCGGGAGGGCGAGACCTGGCTGCTGCCCGGTGGCCTCCCGCACTCCCCGCAGCGGCCGGACGCCGGCTCGATCGGCCTGGTCATCGAGCGGGTCCGCGAGGAGGGCACCCTGGAGAAGTTCCAGTGGTACTGCCAGGACTGCTCCGCGAAGATCCACGAGATCGAACTCCAGGTCCGCGACATCGTCGAGGACCTGCCCCCGGTCTTCGCCGAGTTCTACGCGAGCGAGCAGGCACGCACCTGCCGCGACTGCGGTGCCCTGCACCCCGGGAAGGGCTGA
- a CDS encoding amidohydrolase family protein translates to MDRTIDIHTHYVPYGWPDLTAEAGPEAPWLRIESESDAMIMMGSKEFRRIQADAWDAGTRLRDMDADGVHRQVVSPTPAFFTYGRDGAQAAKVARIFNDLALEITAPADGRLIPFCQVPLQDPDAACRELERSIANGHRGVEIGNHVGDQDLDSEGVVTFLQHCASLDVPVFVHPWDMASSPRLDRWMAQWLTAMPAETHLSILALILGGVFDRIDERLKICFAHGGGSFAFWLGRMENAWHGRNDVIGTSAFPPSHYLGRFYVDSVVFDDRALRLLVDTVGADRVMVGSDYPYPLGERPVGEVVRRSAFLDEDSRRLITYRNAERFLGLTDGAAPAAGR, encoded by the coding sequence ATGGACCGCACGATCGACATCCACACGCACTACGTGCCGTACGGATGGCCGGACCTGACGGCCGAGGCGGGGCCGGAGGCGCCGTGGCTGCGGATCGAGTCCGAGTCGGACGCCATGATCATGATGGGCTCGAAGGAGTTCCGCCGGATCCAGGCCGACGCGTGGGACGCCGGGACGCGGCTGCGGGACATGGACGCGGACGGGGTGCACCGCCAGGTGGTCTCCCCCACCCCCGCGTTCTTCACCTACGGGCGCGACGGAGCGCAGGCCGCGAAGGTCGCGCGCATCTTCAACGATCTGGCGCTGGAGATCACCGCCCCGGCGGACGGCCGGCTGATCCCGTTCTGCCAGGTGCCGTTGCAGGATCCGGACGCCGCCTGCCGCGAGCTGGAACGCAGTATCGCGAACGGGCACCGGGGCGTGGAGATCGGCAACCACGTCGGTGACCAGGACCTGGACAGCGAAGGCGTCGTCACCTTCCTCCAGCACTGTGCGTCGCTGGACGTCCCGGTCTTCGTGCACCCCTGGGACATGGCGAGTTCGCCCCGGCTGGACCGCTGGATGGCGCAGTGGCTCACGGCGATGCCCGCGGAGACCCATCTGTCGATCCTCGCCCTGATCCTGGGCGGGGTCTTCGACCGGATCGACGAGCGGCTGAAGATCTGCTTCGCGCACGGCGGCGGTTCCTTCGCCTTCTGGCTGGGCCGGATGGAGAACGCCTGGCACGGCCGCAACGACGTCATCGGCACCTCGGCGTTCCCTCCCTCGCACTACCTGGGCCGGTTCTACGTGGACTCGGTCGTCTTCGACGACCGCGCCCTGCGCCTCCTGGTGGACACCGTGGGCGCGGACCGGGTGATGGTGGGCAGCGACTACCCCTACCCGCTGGGCGAACGCCCGGTCGGTGAGGTGGTGCGCAGGAGCGCCTTCCTCGACGAGGACAGCCGGCGGCTGATCACGTACCGCAACGCCGAGCGTTTCCTGGGGCTGACGGACGGCGCGGCGCCGGCGGCGGGCCGCTGA
- a CDS encoding flavin reductase family protein, translating into MQIQTPATGTTIATTGTPALRTTSPTGAARTHREAPPAHTVIEPSVLYFGTPVALLSTENEDGTFNLAPVSSAWALGHTVVLGLGAEGHTGHNLRTRPGLVINLPGPGLWQAVERLAPLTGCERVPEAKREMFRFEADKFRAAGLTPVDSGTVRPPRVAECPLQLEARTVRIRPDDGGDFLIVEARVLRVHADPGIVVPGTDHVDPGAWSPLLYNFRHYFGLGPELGRSFRSRTPAPARNPQDGPGTGRTGPAPA; encoded by the coding sequence ATGCAGATCCAGACACCCGCCACCGGCACGACCATCGCCACCACCGGGACACCGGCCCTTCGTACGACGTCTCCCACCGGGGCCGCAAGGACGCACCGGGAGGCCCCGCCGGCCCACACGGTCATCGAGCCGAGCGTCCTGTACTTCGGGACCCCGGTCGCCCTGCTGTCCACCGAGAACGAGGACGGCACCTTCAACCTCGCCCCGGTGTCGTCCGCCTGGGCCCTCGGACACACGGTGGTGCTCGGGCTGGGCGCCGAGGGGCACACCGGGCACAACCTCCGGACGCGGCCCGGCCTGGTGATCAACCTGCCCGGCCCCGGGCTCTGGCAGGCCGTCGAGCGCCTGGCACCGCTCACGGGGTGCGAGCGGGTCCCCGAGGCCAAGCGGGAGATGTTCCGCTTCGAGGCGGACAAGTTCCGGGCCGCTGGGCTGACCCCGGTGGACTCCGGGACGGTCCGGCCGCCCAGGGTCGCGGAGTGCCCGCTCCAGCTGGAAGCGCGTACGGTCCGGATCCGGCCGGACGACGGCGGGGACTTCCTCATCGTGGAGGCCCGGGTGCTGAGGGTCCACGCCGACCCGGGGATCGTCGTCCCCGGCACCGACCACGTCGACCCCGGGGCCTGGAGCCCCCTGCTCTACAACTTCCGTCACTACTTCGGGCTGGGACCCGAGCTGGGGCGCAGTTTCCGCTCACGGACACCTGCCCCGGCCCGGAATCCGCAGGACGGGCCCGGAACCGGCAGGACGGGCCCGGCACCGGCGTGA
- a CDS encoding LysR substrate-binding domain-containing protein, translating to MKIPRLLDGRLKFRHLALVDALSRQGSVVSAAAELHVTQPAATRSLQELEDILGVPLYERGPRGVTPTVFGEAFTGHARAVLAQLAQAGRHVVELADADRGTVIVGTHLAGSNVLLPRAIAEIKRERPCLTVVVKEASPEALLLELEAGRVDFVVGRLTAPAAERTVRRKLYDESVELVVRAGHTLAGRDGVELADLADYPWILPGAETALRREIEEFFARHAMQLPMNRVETTSFLTVRQLLLETDVIAALPGLITRDDARIVRLGVPLDPIGHSVGLTLWAGRALGPSAEALIESLEATAAGMASQNP from the coding sequence GTGAAGATCCCGCGTCTCCTCGACGGGCGGCTCAAGTTCCGCCACCTCGCCCTCGTCGACGCGCTCTCCCGGCAGGGCAGCGTCGTCAGCGCCGCCGCGGAGCTGCACGTGACCCAGCCGGCCGCCACCCGCAGCCTCCAGGAACTGGAGGACATCCTCGGGGTCCCGCTCTACGAGCGCGGCCCCCGGGGCGTCACCCCGACCGTCTTCGGGGAGGCGTTCACCGGGCACGCCCGCGCCGTGCTCGCGCAGCTGGCGCAGGCCGGGCGGCACGTGGTGGAGCTGGCCGACGCGGACCGCGGCACCGTGATCGTCGGTACGCACCTGGCGGGGTCCAACGTCCTGCTGCCCCGGGCCATCGCGGAGATAAAGAGAGAGCGGCCCTGCCTGACGGTGGTCGTCAAGGAGGCGTCCCCCGAGGCGCTTCTGCTCGAACTGGAAGCGGGACGCGTCGACTTCGTCGTGGGGCGGCTCACCGCCCCCGCGGCCGAGCGGACCGTACGCCGCAAGCTGTACGACGAGTCGGTGGAACTGGTCGTCCGTGCCGGGCACACGCTCGCCGGCCGGGACGGCGTGGAGCTGGCGGACCTGGCGGACTACCCCTGGATCCTGCCGGGCGCGGAGACCGCGCTGCGCCGTGAGATCGAGGAGTTCTTCGCCCGGCACGCCATGCAGCTGCCGATGAACCGGGTGGAGACGACCTCGTTCCTGACGGTGCGTCAACTCCTGTTGGAGACCGACGTCATCGCCGCGCTTCCCGGTCTGATCACCCGGGACGACGCCCGGATCGTCCGGCTCGGGGTGCCGCTGGACCCGATCGGCCACAGCGTGGGGCTGACCCTGTGGGCCGGCCGGGCGCTGGGCCCGTCTGCGGAGGCGCTGATCGAGAGCCTGGAGGCCACCGCGGCGGGAATGGCCTCGCAGAACCCGTGA
- a CDS encoding ATP-binding protein has product MNSPHTPRAPHPSVFSQRFSSTRRGARLARLLSALQLADWGLPRGTGAHDAVVQVVGELAANAVTHGRVPGRDFALVLAYEAARGVIRVEVSDTHPGVPARRAAGGVEEGGRGLLVVAALSFAWGVSRRVGPGKTVWAECGTTGGEGGPDAGGHPSGAGARVPDRVGG; this is encoded by the coding sequence ATGAACTCCCCTCACACCCCGCGTGCTCCCCACCCGTCCGTCTTCTCGCAGCGCTTCTCCTCCACGCGCCGGGGCGCACGGCTCGCGCGCCTGCTCTCCGCCCTCCAGCTCGCCGACTGGGGGCTCCCCCGGGGCACGGGCGCGCATGACGCGGTCGTCCAGGTCGTGGGCGAACTCGCCGCCAACGCCGTGACCCACGGACGTGTGCCGGGACGTGACTTCGCCCTGGTCCTGGCGTACGAAGCGGCGCGGGGTGTCATCCGGGTCGAGGTGTCCGACACCCACCCCGGTGTCCCTGCCCGCCGTGCCGCCGGTGGCGTGGAGGAGGGCGGGCGAGGGCTCCTCGTGGTCGCCGCGCTGTCCTTTGCCTGGGGCGTCAGCCGCCGTGTCGGCCCGGGGAAGACCGTCTGGGCCGAGTGCGGTACGACGGGAGGGGAAGGCGGCCCGGACGCGGGCGGTCACCCTTCCGGGGCGGGGGCGCGGGTGCCGGATAGAGTCGGCGGGTGA
- a CDS encoding helix-turn-helix domain-containing protein, whose translation MATDNHGGGTNGGEPELSDSLRTFGAVLKALRDEAHLTQEQFAPLVRYSAAYIAKIEQGKRFPPAKLLDRAEEVLGPTASRVLGAAAQSLTRKVGLASWFLQWAAVEEEAVSLYSYECSVIPGLLQPEPYIRALFERRLPPLTEEQFEHQVTGRLARQQLLVERPRTTFGFVIEQALLSRQLGGGEVTALLIDHLLTVGKLRNVEIQVMPLVQEDHSGFEGPLSLAETGENRWVGYVEAHDTSMLVTEPKATSAMLQRYGKMRSQALSHQSTRSLLEQMRGAL comes from the coding sequence GTGGCGACGGACAACCACGGGGGCGGGACGAACGGCGGTGAGCCGGAACTGTCCGACAGCCTCCGGACCTTCGGGGCGGTGCTCAAGGCGCTGCGTGACGAAGCGCACCTGACGCAGGAGCAGTTCGCCCCGCTGGTGCGGTACTCGGCCGCGTACATCGCCAAGATCGAACAGGGCAAGCGGTTCCCGCCGGCGAAGCTCCTGGACCGCGCGGAGGAAGTCCTGGGGCCCACGGCCTCGCGGGTACTGGGCGCGGCGGCGCAGAGCCTGACGCGGAAGGTGGGTCTGGCGTCGTGGTTCCTGCAGTGGGCGGCCGTCGAGGAGGAAGCGGTTTCGCTGTACTCCTACGAATGCAGTGTGATCCCGGGTCTGCTGCAGCCCGAACCCTACATTCGCGCGCTCTTCGAGCGTCGGCTTCCTCCTCTGACGGAGGAGCAGTTCGAGCATCAGGTCACCGGCCGACTGGCGAGGCAGCAACTCCTGGTGGAGCGCCCGAGAACCACCTTCGGTTTCGTCATCGAGCAGGCGCTGCTGTCCCGGCAGCTCGGCGGGGGCGAGGTCACCGCGCTCCTCATCGACCACCTGCTCACGGTGGGAAAGCTGAGGAACGTCGAGATCCAGGTCATGCCCTTGGTCCAGGAGGATCACTCAGGCTTCGAAGGCCCGCTTTCGCTCGCGGAGACGGGCGAGAACCGGTGGGTGGGGTATGTAGAAGCACATGACACAAGCATGCTGGTGACCGAGCCGAAAGCCACAAGCGCGATGCTTCAGCGCTATGGGAAGATGCGCTCGCAGGCTCTGAGCCATCAATCCACCAGGAGTCTGCTGGAGCAGATGCGAGGAGCCCTATGA
- a CDS encoding DUF397 domain-containing protein: MSTTELAWFKSSYSGGGGGNCVEVAVRAGTVLVRDSKEPRRDALTVSPRAWAAFTGLAAGRSI; the protein is encoded by the coding sequence ATGAGCACTACCGAGCTTGCCTGGTTCAAGAGCAGCTACAGCGGCGGTGGCGGTGGCAACTGCGTCGAGGTGGCGGTGCGCGCGGGCACGGTTCTCGTCCGGGACTCCAAGGAACCCCGGCGGGACGCCCTCACTGTCTCCCCCCGGGCCTGGGCAGCGTTCACCGGGCTCGCCGCGGGCCGGAGCATCTGA
- a CDS encoding alpha/beta hydrolase — MAVGYLVTVVLAVVIVVFCLVPVRGPKPLFYFSYRLGLVFNEMPFLVLYALAASTALAFFEGDIATAADRVAVGAAGVAAAGLVVVALRGIRTPSVVGNALDEALGAGTWTGRRLPLARILLRPFLRRRGDVRRVRDLSYGDAGRRNLLDVYHHRSRPEGGSVLIHFHGGHYDQGRKDTQSLPLLYRLASQGWVCVSANYRLRPDFPHPAHLIDAKKVIAWARAHAHEYGADPAAGVFVSGSSAGGHMAALAALTPDDPSYQPGFEEADTSVTAAIVLNGFLAEYFDGDPATSPVNLVRADAPPFLIAHGDLDELVETDNPKALVTALRSVSASPVVYVELPGGHHAFDLYHSFRFEALINGIEDFAAWVKAGRKAG; from the coding sequence ATGGCTGTGGGTTATCTGGTGACCGTGGTGCTGGCCGTGGTGATCGTGGTGTTCTGCCTGGTTCCCGTCCGGGGGCCGAAGCCGCTCTTCTACTTCAGCTACCGGCTCGGTCTGGTCTTCAACGAGATGCCGTTCCTCGTCCTCTACGCCCTGGCGGCGTCGACGGCGCTGGCCTTCTTCGAGGGGGACATAGCCACGGCCGCCGACCGGGTGGCCGTCGGCGCTGCCGGGGTCGCGGCCGCCGGGCTCGTGGTCGTCGCCCTGCGCGGGATACGGACGCCGTCCGTGGTCGGGAACGCGCTGGACGAGGCGCTCGGTGCCGGTACGTGGACGGGCCGCCGGCTGCCTCTGGCGCGCATCCTGCTCAGGCCCTTCCTCCGCCGCCGCGGTGACGTCAGACGGGTACGCGATCTCAGCTACGGGGACGCAGGCCGCCGCAACCTCCTCGACGTCTACCACCACCGCTCGCGCCCCGAGGGCGGCTCCGTGCTGATCCACTTCCACGGCGGCCACTACGACCAGGGCCGGAAGGACACCCAGTCGCTCCCCCTGCTCTACCGGCTCGCGAGCCAGGGCTGGGTCTGCGTCAGCGCCAACTACCGCCTGCGGCCCGACTTCCCCCACCCCGCCCACCTGATCGACGCGAAGAAGGTCATCGCCTGGGCACGCGCGCACGCCCATGAGTACGGTGCGGATCCGGCGGCGGGCGTGTTCGTGTCGGGGAGTTCCGCGGGCGGGCACATGGCGGCACTCGCCGCTCTCACCCCTGACGACCCTTCCTACCAGCCCGGATTCGAGGAGGCGGACACCTCGGTGACCGCCGCCATCGTGCTGAACGGTTTCCTCGCGGAGTACTTCGACGGAGATCCGGCGACCTCGCCGGTGAACCTCGTCCGGGCGGACGCCCCGCCGTTCCTCATCGCCCACGGCGACCTGGACGAACTGGTGGAGACCGACAACCCCAAAGCCCTCGTCACCGCCCTGCGCTCCGTCTCCGCCTCGCCGGTCGTGTACGTGGAACTCCCGGGCGGACACCACGCCTTCGACCTCTACCACTCCTTCCGTTTCGAGGCGCTCATCAACGGCATCGAGGATTTCGCCGCTTGGGTGAAGGCGGGGAGGAAGGCTGGCTGA
- the ctaD gene encoding cytochrome c oxidase subunit I — MDAKESQGYGGKAGPAQGPRAAGAKPGTAGPPPAPDTRTTGGTGHPGTPEGGGPAGHGETSVAVRPGAAARPAPRGASRGRAVIGWLTTTDHKQIGTLYLVSAFVFFIIGGVLALLMRAELARPGTQIISNEQFNQAFTMHGSIMLLLFAMPLFTGFANWLMPLQIGAPDVAFPRLNMLAFWLFLFGSLIAAGGFLTPQGAADFGWFAYAPLSDAVHSPGVGADMWIMGVALSGFGSILGAVNFITTIICMRAPGMTMFRMPIFTWNVLLTALLILLVFPVFAAALLALEMDRKFGSHIFDPANGGALLWQHLFWFFGHPEVYVLALPFFGIVSEIVPVFSRKPMFGYIGLVAATMSIAGLSVTVWAHHMYTTGGVLLPFFSFMTFLIAVPTGVKFFNWIGTMWKGSLSFETPMLWATGFLVTFLFGGLTGVILASPPLDFHVSDSYFVVAHFHYTLFGTVVYAMFAGFHFWWPKFTGKMLDERLGKMTFWVLTAGFHLTFLVQHWLGAEGMPRRYADYLAADGFTFLNTLSTIGSFLLGLSFLPFFYNIWKTSMYGKKVEVDDPWGYGRSLEWATSCPPPRHNFLALPRIRSESPAFDLNHPEITALEHASTH; from the coding sequence GTGGACGCAAAGGAATCGCAGGGCTACGGCGGCAAGGCCGGCCCCGCACAAGGCCCCAGGGCCGCTGGTGCGAAGCCCGGGACAGCCGGTCCACCGCCGGCACCGGACACCAGGACCACCGGTGGCACGGGACACCCCGGGACCCCCGAGGGCGGCGGGCCCGCGGGCCACGGCGAGACGTCCGTCGCGGTACGGCCCGGCGCCGCCGCCCGGCCCGCACCGCGGGGCGCGTCGCGCGGGCGGGCCGTCATCGGATGGCTCACCACCACCGACCACAAGCAGATCGGCACGCTCTACCTCGTCAGCGCGTTCGTCTTCTTCATCATCGGCGGTGTGCTGGCACTGCTCATGCGCGCCGAACTGGCCCGCCCCGGAACCCAGATCATCTCCAACGAGCAGTTCAACCAGGCATTCACCATGCACGGTTCGATCATGCTGCTCCTTTTCGCCATGCCGCTGTTCACCGGATTCGCCAACTGGCTGATGCCGTTGCAGATAGGCGCGCCCGACGTGGCGTTCCCCCGGCTGAACATGCTGGCCTTCTGGCTCTTCCTCTTCGGCTCCCTGATCGCCGCCGGCGGGTTCCTCACCCCGCAGGGCGCCGCCGACTTCGGATGGTTCGCCTACGCGCCGCTCTCCGACGCCGTCCACTCACCCGGTGTCGGCGCCGACATGTGGATCATGGGCGTGGCCCTCTCCGGTTTCGGTTCGATCCTCGGAGCGGTCAACTTCATCACCACGATCATCTGCATGCGCGCTCCCGGAATGACCATGTTCCGCATGCCGATCTTCACCTGGAACGTGCTGCTGACCGCCCTGCTCATCCTGCTGGTCTTCCCGGTCTTCGCGGCGGCGCTGCTGGCCCTGGAGATGGACCGCAAGTTCGGCTCGCACATCTTCGACCCCGCCAACGGCGGAGCCCTGCTCTGGCAGCACCTCTTCTGGTTCTTCGGCCACCCCGAGGTGTACGTCCTGGCCCTGCCGTTCTTCGGGATCGTCTCCGAGATCGTGCCCGTCTTCTCCCGCAAGCCGATGTTCGGCTACATCGGCCTCGTCGCGGCGACCATGTCCATCGCCGGACTGTCCGTCACCGTGTGGGCGCACCACATGTACACCACAGGCGGCGTGCTGCTGCCGTTCTTCTCCTTCATGACCTTCCTCATCGCCGTACCGACCGGAGTGAAGTTCTTCAACTGGATCGGCACGATGTGGAAGGGCTCGCTCTCCTTCGAGACACCGATGCTCTGGGCGACGGGATTCCTCGTCACCTTCCTCTTCGGCGGCCTGACCGGTGTCATCCTGGCGTCCCCACCGCTCGACTTCCACGTCTCCGACTCCTATTTCGTGGTCGCCCACTTCCACTACACGCTGTTCGGCACCGTGGTCTACGCGATGTTCGCCGGATTCCACTTCTGGTGGCCCAAGTTCACCGGGAAGATGCTCGACGAGCGCCTCGGGAAGATGACCTTCTGGGTGCTGACGGCGGGATTCCACCTCACCTTCCTCGTGCAGCACTGGCTCGGTGCCGAGGGGATGCCCCGCCGGTACGCGGACTATCTCGCCGCCGACGGATTCACCTTCCTCAACACCCTTTCCACCATCGGCTCGTTCCTGCTGGGCCTCTCCTTCCTGCCGTTCTTCTACAACATCTGGAAGACCTCCATGTACGGCAAGAAGGTCGAGGTGGACGACCCCTGGGGTTACGGCCGCTCCCTGGAGTGGGCCACCTCCTGCCCGCCGCCCCGGCACAACTTCCTCGCCCTTCCCCGGATCCGCAGCGAGTCCCCGGCGTTCGACCTGAACCACCCGGAGATCACCGCCCTGGAACACGCCTCGACGCACTGA
- a CDS encoding globin domain-containing protein: protein MNTSSEDYHALLARHDAMRLRRRILAPEGSGTAPRRQAPVEQAYDGRADQQLISACLPFVSPVEDLVEDLYRYLFERHPYLRSLFPESMAFQQAHLVAVFHHLIGNLHRPDELTERFVQLGRDHRKLGVRPAHFAAFEAALLDALRLRAGVRWSAPLEEAWLRMLRLAVTAMVRGEEEAIAEPSSWEALVTSHEMRAPDLAVLRVRPQQDYAFRAGQYAAVESPLLEQAWRPYYLARAPHQDGELEFHVRARGAGSVSDALVHGTRPGHTVRLAAPRGALCLPSAPSDDLLVIASGTGWAPAKALLQQITAEPARAHRVRLLLLDAVAGGAGRTAPEPYDTEYLEAFRRGKPWLTVIPAAQDTRTAGVELRALNGVLPPRPGAAARQHVCLVLSPEAEDGAGAQTRAFAERLTAAGVPSAHIHHDTSLTAWTEPAATRTGPGLLSA, encoded by the coding sequence ATGAACACGTCGAGCGAGGACTACCACGCGCTGCTCGCGCGCCATGACGCCATGCGCCTGCGGCGGCGCATCCTCGCTCCGGAGGGGAGCGGCACCGCGCCCCGGCGGCAGGCTCCGGTGGAGCAGGCGTACGACGGGCGGGCGGACCAGCAGCTCATCAGCGCCTGCCTGCCGTTCGTCTCGCCGGTGGAGGACCTCGTCGAGGACCTGTACCGGTACCTGTTCGAGCGGCACCCCTACCTCCGGTCGCTGTTCCCCGAGTCGATGGCGTTCCAGCAGGCGCACCTGGTGGCGGTCTTCCACCACCTGATCGGCAATCTGCACCGTCCGGACGAGCTGACGGAACGGTTCGTCCAGCTGGGCCGCGATCACCGCAAGCTGGGTGTGCGCCCCGCGCACTTCGCCGCGTTCGAGGCGGCGTTGCTGGACGCCCTGCGCCTGCGCGCGGGCGTGCGCTGGAGCGCGCCGCTGGAAGAGGCGTGGCTGCGGATGCTGCGGCTGGCGGTGACCGCGATGGTCAGGGGCGAGGAGGAGGCCATAGCCGAGCCCTCCAGCTGGGAGGCGCTGGTGACGTCCCATGAGATGCGCGCCCCGGACCTCGCCGTGCTGCGGGTGCGGCCCCAGCAGGACTACGCCTTCCGGGCCGGTCAGTACGCGGCTGTGGAGTCGCCCCTGCTGGAACAGGCCTGGCGTCCGTACTACCTGGCGCGTGCGCCGCATCAGGACGGTGAGCTGGAATTCCATGTACGCGCCCGGGGTGCGGGCTCGGTGAGCGACGCGCTGGTGCACGGGACGCGCCCGGGGCACACCGTCCGGCTCGCCGCGCCGCGCGGGGCGCTGTGCCTGCCGTCCGCGCCCTCCGACGACCTGCTGGTGATCGCCTCCGGCACGGGCTGGGCGCCGGCCAAGGCACTGCTCCAGCAGATCACCGCCGAACCCGCGCGGGCGCACCGGGTCCGGCTCCTCCTGCTGGACGCGGTGGCCGGGGGCGCGGGCCGGACCGCCCCGGAGCCGTACGACACGGAGTACCTGGAGGCGTTCCGGCGCGGCAAGCCGTGGCTGACGGTGATCCCCGCCGCACAGGACACGCGGACGGCAGGCGTCGAGCTGCGCGCCCTGAACGGTGTGCTGCCGCCCAGGCCGGGGGCGGCGGCCCGGCAGCACGTCTGTCTGGTCCTGTCCCCGGAGGCGGAGGACGGGGCGGGTGCACAAACCCGGGCGTTCGCCGAACGGCTCACCGCCGCCGGCGTCCCCTCCGCGCACATCCACCACGACACGTCCCTGACCGCCTGGACGGAACCCGCCGCCACCCGTACCGGCCCGGGCCTGCTCTCCGCCTGA
- a CDS encoding M48 family metalloprotease — translation MLQSGRKHMKAYQRGMDGAAFSQLVVAVPTALISLLVVGIVFSLVSPLLGVVAAVLWLLSGPLVFQRRVEGAIARHLIGMRHPTPAEAERLGTVWEEVTRRAGVDPATYELWIQERAELNATAAAGHIVGVTRHALDRLPDSRLAAVLAHELGHHVGGHTWAGMLAEWYALPARTAGRWIVLGLTALFRTKKFAGIACGGCLSLFIVQFLLIFAFTESMWWLVLSVAAGPVLITWLNHRAEFRADAYAVGLGFGDELLEVLETEHRAGAAPAGSPQGGQPYFVPPPPPYVPGPAATPRPGLTPDTTRLVTKAAHTKFEARIRQLRHNLADG, via the coding sequence GTGCTGCAGAGCGGGCGGAAGCACATGAAGGCCTACCAGCGCGGCATGGACGGCGCTGCGTTCTCGCAGCTGGTGGTGGCTGTCCCCACCGCGCTGATCAGCCTGCTGGTGGTCGGCATCGTGTTCTCCCTGGTCTCTCCGCTGCTCGGGGTCGTCGCGGCCGTACTGTGGCTGCTCTCCGGCCCGCTCGTCTTCCAACGCAGGGTCGAAGGAGCCATCGCGAGGCACCTGATCGGTATGCGCCACCCCACGCCCGCGGAAGCCGAACGCCTGGGCACCGTGTGGGAGGAAGTGACCCGGAGGGCCGGCGTCGATCCGGCCACGTACGAGCTCTGGATCCAGGAACGCGCCGAGCTGAACGCCACGGCCGCAGCCGGACACATCGTCGGCGTCACACGACACGCGTTGGACCGGCTTCCCGACTCCCGGCTGGCTGCCGTACTGGCGCACGAGCTGGGCCACCACGTCGGCGGACACACCTGGGCGGGCATGCTCGCCGAATGGTACGCACTGCCCGCCCGCACGGCCGGGCGCTGGATCGTCCTCGGCCTGACCGCCCTCTTCCGGACGAAGAAGTTCGCCGGCATCGCTTGTGGTGGCTGCCTTTCGCTCTTCATCGTGCAGTTCCTTCTCATCTTCGCGTTCACGGAGTCGATGTGGTGGCTCGTGCTGTCGGTCGCTGCGGGCCCTGTGCTCATCACGTGGCTGAACCACCGTGCCGAGTTCCGTGCCGACGCGTACGCGGTCGGACTCGGCTTCGGCGACGAGCTGCTGGAGGTACTGGAAACCGAGCACCGGGCGGGAGCGGCACCGGCCGGCTCCCCCCAGGGAGGGCAGCCCTACTTCGTCCCCCCGCCGCCTCCGTACGTACCCGGGCCGGCCGCCACCCCCCGTCCCGGGCTCACGCCGGACACCACCCGTCTTGTCACGAAGGCCGCGCACACGAAATTCGAGGCCAGGATCAGGCAGTTGCGCCACAACCTCGCCGACGGGTAG
- a CDS encoding Pycsar system effector family protein: protein MSTGAPDPVVPAALPRLAERLLADLRQESARADTKGSVLVAAQGMAAAALVGVLAVQGWKPTSLSVFGQALWWAGAACFLASLVSLLMAVVPRYHVRGWRPGLPLTHFADIRSAARRGHTALEEALRETDRVPTVALLVSLTENSRIVANKYGWLRMGIAGFTAALMLLPGALLVG from the coding sequence ATGAGTACCGGGGCTCCGGATCCAGTGGTTCCGGCAGCTCTGCCACGGCTGGCGGAGCGCCTCCTGGCGGACCTGCGGCAGGAGTCGGCCCGCGCGGACACCAAGGGGTCCGTCCTGGTCGCGGCCCAGGGGATGGCGGCGGCGGCTCTGGTGGGGGTGCTGGCGGTCCAGGGATGGAAGCCGACGTCCCTCTCCGTGTTCGGCCAGGCCCTGTGGTGGGCGGGCGCGGCCTGTTTTCTCGCTTCGCTGGTCTCCCTCCTGATGGCGGTGGTTCCGCGTTACCACGTCCGCGGCTGGCGGCCCGGCCTGCCGCTCACCCACTTCGCCGACATCCGCAGTGCCGCCCGCAGGGGACACACGGCGCTGGAGGAGGCTCTGCGGGAGACGGACCGTGTCCCGACGGTCGCCCTGCTCGTCTCACTCACGGAGAACAGCAGGATCGTCGCGAACAAGTACGGCTGGCTGCGGATGGGCATAGCCGGTTTCACCGCCGCACTCATGCTCCTGCCAGGCGCGCTTCTGGTCGGCTGA